The following proteins are co-located in the Sulfurospirillum deleyianum DSM 6946 genome:
- a CDS encoding CheR family methyltransferase, translating to MWFWNRKKEPEISLTQEKNLPQEFNPFGLQDVLYYIKREIGIDLFSKNSVIETKLRLFCERKEIYSFRKLFETLQHDTKLRQELIDLVTVNETYFYREESQLNLAVEFALEIPSVRILCAPCATGEEVYSLSMMLQEKRREAYSFHITGIDINSEAIEKAQRGLFSERSLHKLDERLKEKYFLKDERFYSAKKEYFTSISFRKVNIFEGDFLSLGSFDIIFSRNMLIYFDDTFRLKTIERFSSLLKPQGKLFLGHADIIPENHYFTKHTEHRLSYYVKNS from the coding sequence ATGTGGTTTTGGAACAGAAAAAAAGAGCCTGAAATTTCGCTCACACAAGAAAAAAATTTACCTCAAGAGTTTAATCCTTTTGGGCTTCAAGACGTTTTATACTACATCAAACGAGAAATAGGCATAGACCTTTTTTCAAAAAACAGTGTCATCGAGACCAAACTAAGGCTCTTTTGTGAACGCAAAGAGATTTACAGTTTTCGAAAACTTTTTGAAACACTTCAACATGACACAAAACTTAGACAAGAACTCATTGATTTGGTGACCGTCAACGAAACCTATTTTTACCGTGAAGAGTCTCAACTCAATCTTGCCGTTGAATTTGCACTTGAAATTCCTAGTGTACGAATTCTTTGCGCTCCATGTGCCACAGGTGAGGAGGTTTACTCTTTATCTATGATGTTACAAGAGAAAAGAAGAGAAGCGTACTCGTTTCATATTACAGGAATTGATATTAACTCTGAGGCGATAGAAAAAGCACAGCGTGGGCTTTTTTCAGAGCGTTCCTTGCATAAATTAGATGAGCGTCTCAAAGAGAAATATTTTTTAAAAGATGAACGATTTTACAGCGCTAAAAAAGAGTATTTTACCTCTATCTCTTTTCGTAAAGTCAATATCTTTGAAGGGGATTTTCTCTCTTTGGGCAGTTTTGATATTATCTTCTCACGCAATATGCTGATTTATTTTGATGATACCTTTAGGCTTAAAACGATTGAGCGTTTCTCTTCCTTGCTTAAACCTCAGGGTAAACTCTTTTTAGGACATGCGGATATCATTCCAGAGAACCATTACTTTACCAAACATACCGAACATAGGCTATCTTATTATGTTAAAAACAGTTAA
- the metE gene encoding 5-methyltetrahydropteroyltriglutamate--homocysteine S-methyltransferase — MLKTYVTGFPRIGEKRELKFALESYWAGKSELSTLQDVAKELRARHFEYQKAHGIDMISCNDFSYYDLMLDTITLLGAIPERFVGIEDATKRYFAMARGDESRSAMEMTKWFNTNYHYIVPELHANTRFSVDTSKIIEAFNEAKALGITPKINLIGPITFLALSKTIDNTDAFVLFDALLEAYASVLKSIETLGDGIIVQFDEPLFAKSLEPKFYTLLKIAYEKLGTVSPKLKIAVVSYFDRANEAVAVLGKCPIWGIGLDFVYGVENLEALLHVNNKVLIAGVIDGRNVWKNNASKSYELLEKITAVIGEERLILSTSCSLLHVPYSTTFEQKLPLHVKEKLSFALEKLAELQTLQTLWENKEKPAQNEAIEKPTIQAHTNHFAKRSPYDIRALIQQKALNLPLFPTTTIGSFPQTKETRALRLAYKKGELTQEAYENALKELIKECVAFQEEIGLDVLVHGEFERNDMVEYFGELLEGFAFSENGWVQSYGSRCVKPPLLYGNVKRRKPLSVEWSVYAQSLTDKPMKGMLTGPVTILNWSFVRDDIPKSEVAYEVARAIAEEVDELQRNDIKIIQVDEAAFKEGYPLRNEKIKAYEKWAVESFKASVCSAWDQTQIHTHMCYSNFNDIIETIEAMDADVITIETSRSGNKLLKVFQKAHYKAQIGPGVYDIHSPRVPSVEEMSEQIKAFLEVLPKEQLWINPDCGLKTRGWSETKAALANMIQAVKRFR, encoded by the coding sequence ATGTTAAAAACCTATGTAACAGGCTTTCCACGCATCGGAGAGAAGCGTGAGTTAAAATTTGCTCTTGAGTCCTACTGGGCAGGAAAATCGGAGCTTTCAACCCTTCAAGACGTTGCCAAAGAGCTTCGAGCACGCCACTTTGAATACCAAAAAGCGCACGGCATTGATATGATTTCGTGCAATGACTTTAGCTACTACGATTTGATGTTAGATACCATCACCCTTTTAGGAGCGATTCCTGAGCGATTTGTAGGCATTGAAGATGCTACAAAACGCTATTTTGCGATGGCAAGGGGCGATGAGAGTCGCTCTGCGATGGAGATGACCAAATGGTTTAACACCAACTACCACTACATTGTTCCCGAACTGCACGCAAACACTCGTTTTAGTGTCGATACGAGCAAAATCATCGAAGCGTTTAATGAAGCCAAAGCGCTAGGGATTACGCCAAAGATTAATCTTATTGGACCGATTACTTTTTTAGCGCTTTCTAAAACCATTGATAACACGGATGCCTTTGTGCTTTTTGACGCCCTTTTAGAAGCCTACGCAAGTGTACTTAAAAGCATTGAAACTCTAGGAGATGGCATCATTGTTCAGTTTGATGAGCCGTTGTTTGCCAAAAGCTTAGAGCCAAAATTTTACACGCTTCTTAAAATCGCTTATGAGAAATTAGGCACGGTTTCACCTAAACTAAAAATCGCAGTCGTGAGCTATTTTGATAGAGCCAATGAAGCGGTGGCTGTCTTAGGAAAGTGCCCTATTTGGGGAATTGGGCTTGATTTTGTGTATGGGGTAGAAAACCTTGAAGCACTTTTACATGTAAACAACAAAGTGCTGATTGCAGGAGTGATTGATGGGCGAAACGTTTGGAAAAACAACGCTTCCAAATCCTATGAACTTTTGGAAAAAATCACCGCTGTGATTGGCGAAGAGAGGCTCATTTTAAGCACCTCGTGCTCACTGCTTCATGTGCCCTATTCCACCACCTTTGAGCAAAAACTCCCTTTACATGTAAAAGAAAAACTGAGCTTTGCACTTGAAAAATTGGCTGAGCTTCAAACGCTTCAAACACTCTGGGAAAACAAAGAAAAACCAGCACAAAACGAAGCGATAGAAAAACCCACCATTCAAGCGCACACCAACCACTTTGCGAAGCGCTCACCGTATGACATACGTGCGCTTATTCAACAAAAAGCGCTCAATCTTCCCCTTTTTCCAACCACAACCATTGGCTCGTTTCCTCAAACCAAAGAGACACGAGCGCTTCGTTTAGCCTATAAAAAAGGTGAGCTGACTCAAGAAGCCTATGAAAACGCTTTAAAAGAGCTCATCAAGGAGTGTGTGGCGTTTCAAGAAGAGATAGGACTAGATGTCCTAGTACATGGCGAATTTGAGCGCAACGATATGGTCGAGTACTTTGGTGAACTCCTCGAGGGTTTTGCTTTTAGCGAAAACGGATGGGTACAAAGCTATGGAAGCAGATGCGTCAAGCCTCCTCTTTTGTACGGCAATGTCAAACGAAGAAAGCCTTTAAGTGTCGAGTGGAGTGTCTATGCGCAAAGCTTAACCGATAAGCCAATGAAAGGAATGCTCACAGGACCTGTGACCATTTTAAACTGGTCGTTTGTGCGTGATGATATTCCTAAAAGCGAGGTGGCGTACGAGGTTGCACGAGCGATTGCCGAAGAGGTTGATGAACTTCAGCGCAATGATATTAAGATTATTCAAGTGGATGAAGCGGCGTTTAAAGAGGGGTATCCTCTGCGGAATGAAAAAATCAAAGCCTATGAAAAATGGGCAGTGGAGAGCTTTAAAGCCTCCGTGTGCAGTGCGTGGGATCAGACGCAAATTCACACCCATATGTGTTACAGCAACTTCAATGACATCATTGAGACCATTGAAGCGATGGATGCGGATGTCATTACCATTGAGACGTCACGCAGTGGCAATAAACTCTTAAAAGTGTTCCAAAAAGCCCACTACAAAGCGCAAATTGGACCAGGCGTGTATGACATTCACTCGCCTCGTGTGCCCAGTGTTGAGGAGATGAGCGAGCAAATCAAAGCCTTTTTAGAGGTGCTGCCTAAAGAGCAACTCTGGATTAACCCTGATTGTGGTTTAAAAACCAGAGGCTGGAGTGAAACCAAAGCAGCCCTTGCCAACATGATACAAGCAGTCAAACGCTTCCGATAG
- a CDS encoding CheB methylesterase domain-containing protein: MKPKIVLIGASTGGPGHLKKILAAIPESFHATIIIAQHMNSMFIPSFITQFQNELPFLVHGVDKKMSLQPSSIYICPQNCHLLRGEVSPKIEPIIEGDTPYNPSIDTLFLSSLSCLHDADILAVLLTGIGHDGANGLSELQKHGAKCIAESEESAIVYGMPKRAVEINPNITSMPLHQIIDAIKLFGAS, encoded by the coding sequence ATGAAACCAAAAATCGTCTTGATCGGGGCTTCTACAGGAGGTCCTGGTCATTTAAAAAAAATTTTAGCTGCTATTCCTGAATCTTTTCATGCTACGATTATTATTGCACAACATATGAACAGTATGTTTATTCCTAGCTTTATTACTCAGTTTCAAAACGAATTACCTTTTTTGGTACATGGTGTGGACAAGAAAATGAGCCTTCAACCTTCGAGCATTTATATTTGTCCTCAAAATTGCCATCTTCTACGAGGAGAAGTAAGCCCCAAAATCGAACCGATTATCGAAGGCGATACTCCTTATAATCCCAGTATTGATACTCTTTTTTTATCCTCTCTCTCCTGCCTTCATGATGCGGATATTTTAGCCGTCTTGCTCACAGGTATTGGACATGATGGTGCTAATGGTCTAAGTGAGTTGCAAAAACATGGGGCAAAATGTATTGCAGAGAGTGAAGAAAGTGCTATCGTCTATGGTATGCCAAAGCGTGCGGTCGAAATCAATCCGAACATTACCTCAATGCCCCTGCATCAGATTATTGATGCCATTAAACTATTTGGAGCGTCCTAA
- a CDS encoding 3'-5' exonuclease — MFSSFFAKRNAKNLNDERFRFLFEEAPDDEVVVFDTETTGLNPKKDEILSIGAVKVRGNKILMSEKFELFVKPRFEVNETSIKIHQIRNIDVQNALSPREAIEQFLHFIGARPLVGYYLEFDVAMINKYLKAWLNIYLPNPQIELSGLYHDKKIKRIPDGVIDLRFDVMMKELGLPIFGKHDALNDAMMSAMMYVKLRNVEKL, encoded by the coding sequence ATGTTTAGCTCCTTTTTTGCCAAACGCAACGCCAAAAATCTAAACGATGAGCGGTTTCGTTTTTTATTTGAAGAAGCACCAGACGATGAGGTGGTGGTGTTTGACACCGAGACCACAGGGCTCAATCCTAAAAAAGATGAGATTCTCTCCATTGGGGCGGTGAAAGTGCGGGGCAATAAAATCTTAATGTCCGAAAAATTTGAGCTTTTTGTGAAACCTCGCTTTGAGGTGAATGAGACGAGCATTAAGATTCATCAAATTCGCAACATTGACGTACAAAATGCTCTCTCTCCTCGTGAAGCCATTGAGCAGTTTTTACATTTCATAGGCGCACGCCCTTTGGTGGGCTACTACTTAGAATTTGACGTTGCAATGATCAACAAATACCTGAAAGCGTGGCTGAATATCTACCTCCCCAACCCCCAAATCGAACTTTCAGGACTCTACCACGACAAAAAAATCAAACGTATCCCCGATGGGGTCATCGACCTGCGCTTTGATGTGATGATGAAAGAGTTGGGTCTTCCCATCTTTGGAAAACACGATGCGTTAAATGATGCTATGATGAGTGCAATGATGTATGTGAAGTTGCGCAATGTGGAGAAATTGTAG
- a CDS encoding RBBP9/YdeN family alpha/beta hydrolase yields the protein MLKTVKLTNLRMNPSVLILPGYQNSDEKHWQTYWEKAHPDFYRVMQKDWDHPNATEWVEQLEATLQQCHSPVVLVAHSLACLVVAQWASRTHTKIKGALLVAPPNPQEPIFPKSAQGFEEIPMTPFDFPSTVLASTNDPYATFPHVQRLAKAWGSRLVNLGKRGHMNSESDLGIWEEGYDYLETLLHIK from the coding sequence ATGTTAAAAACAGTTAAACTAACAAACTTACGTATGAATCCTTCTGTGCTGATACTCCCCGGCTATCAAAATTCTGATGAGAAACATTGGCAAACATACTGGGAAAAAGCGCACCCTGACTTTTACCGTGTCATGCAAAAAGATTGGGATCATCCCAATGCTACCGAGTGGGTAGAACAGCTTGAAGCAACCCTTCAACAGTGTCATTCCCCTGTCGTGCTTGTGGCACACAGTTTAGCGTGTTTAGTCGTTGCTCAGTGGGCAAGTCGTACACATACCAAAATTAAAGGGGCATTGCTGGTTGCTCCACCCAATCCTCAAGAGCCTATTTTTCCAAAATCGGCTCAAGGATTTGAAGAGATACCGATGACGCCATTTGATTTTCCCTCCACTGTACTAGCGAGTACAAATGACCCTTACGCGACCTTTCCACATGTTCAACGCTTAGCTAAAGCATGGGGAAGCCGACTGGTTAATTTGGGAAAACGAGGACATATGAATAGCGAGAGTGATTTGGGCATATGGGAAGAAGGGTATGATTATTTGGAGACCTTACTGCATATCAAATAA
- a CDS encoding leucyl aminopeptidase has protein sequence MKFEIINQPLSEAKADINVIFIIQKNLTHTWVKDKESLELLGFKGENEESLLIPNSRTLYVGCDSLETEDIRLAAAKALESLQKTTFTTLSIGTYLGECPKMSLMALIEGFILGSYTFDAYKSKKEPSKIEKIIVCLEDYGTHTLSMQTAQEALKIATAIAEATNFAKEIVNTIPNDMTPIALAEVAQTLSSLPNVTCKVMDEHFLQEQGMNAFLAVNRASVHPPRLIHLSYTPKEAKKRLVYVGKGLTYDSGGLSLKPSEHMVTMKADKSGGAAVMAIFKAAATLELPYEIHAIIGATENMIGGNAYKPDDVLVAKNGKTIEVRNTDAEGRLVLADCLCYAQELKPDLLVDMATLTGACVVALGEYTTGIMGHSSELKQTMQKAATKSGELTGTLPFNKYLKKLLKSSVADMSNISSSRYGGAITAGLFLDNFIEEENKEKWLHLDIAGPAYIEKSWGYNQAGASGAGVRMNLYWMLEENKH, from the coding sequence ATGAAATTTGAAATTATTAATCAACCTTTATCAGAGGCGAAAGCAGATATTAACGTTATTTTTATTATTCAAAAAAATTTAACACACACATGGGTCAAAGATAAAGAGAGTTTAGAACTTTTAGGCTTTAAAGGCGAAAATGAAGAGAGCCTTTTAATTCCTAACAGCCGTACGCTTTATGTAGGATGTGACTCCTTAGAGACGGAAGATATCCGTCTTGCAGCGGCTAAAGCTTTAGAGAGTCTTCAAAAAACAACTTTTACAACGCTAAGCATTGGTACGTACTTGGGCGAATGCCCAAAAATGAGTTTGATGGCTTTGATTGAGGGATTTATTTTAGGAAGTTATACATTTGATGCCTATAAAAGTAAAAAAGAGCCTTCGAAAATTGAAAAAATCATAGTGTGTTTAGAAGATTACGGCACACACACGCTCTCCATGCAAACAGCGCAAGAAGCGTTAAAAATAGCCACAGCCATTGCAGAAGCAACCAATTTTGCCAAAGAGATTGTCAATACGATTCCTAACGATATGACACCTATTGCACTAGCAGAAGTTGCGCAAACACTCAGCTCTCTTCCAAACGTTACATGTAAAGTCATGGATGAGCACTTTTTACAAGAGCAAGGAATGAATGCCTTCTTAGCAGTCAATCGTGCAAGTGTGCATCCTCCACGTCTTATTCACTTAAGCTATACCCCAAAAGAGGCTAAAAAACGCCTTGTCTATGTAGGAAAAGGTCTTACGTATGATAGCGGTGGACTCAGTCTAAAGCCTAGTGAGCATATGGTCACGATGAAAGCGGATAAAAGCGGTGGCGCTGCGGTTATGGCTATTTTTAAAGCGGCGGCAACCCTAGAGCTTCCTTATGAAATTCATGCCATTATTGGAGCAACTGAAAATATGATTGGAGGCAATGCCTACAAGCCTGATGATGTTTTAGTCGCTAAAAATGGTAAAACCATAGAAGTACGTAACACCGATGCTGAAGGGCGTTTGGTCTTAGCAGATTGTTTGTGTTATGCGCAAGAACTTAAACCTGATTTACTCGTCGATATGGCAACACTCACAGGTGCATGTGTGGTAGCGCTTGGCGAATATACCACGGGTATTATGGGGCATAGCAGTGAACTTAAACAGACTATGCAAAAAGCAGCCACCAAAAGTGGTGAGCTTACAGGCACCCTTCCGTTTAACAAATACCTTAAAAAATTACTGAAAAGCTCTGTGGCTGATATGTCGAACATTAGTTCAAGCCGTTACGGTGGGGCGATTACAGCAGGACTCTTTTTGGATAATTTCATTGAAGAAGAGAACAAAGAGAAATGGCTACACCTTGATATCGCAGGACCTGCCTATATTGAAAAATCATGGGGTTACAATCAAGCGGGGGCTAGTGGGGCAGGAGTGAGAATGAATCTCTATTGGATGCTTGAGGAAAATAAACACTAA
- a CDS encoding DedA family protein gives MIEFFNKHSGKLFALFMTLLLSTLGYFLYFAPVQGLENKFVYLMKEYGYIILFFWGMLEGEMGLVMAGLLTHTGDMNLFMSIFVAGLGGFAGDQVYFYIGRFNKAWVHKKLHGQRRKLALAHLLLKRHGWPIIFIQRYLYGLRTVIPISIGLTRYSGKMFALINLISAWIWAALTIIPTWYFGEQILIVIHWAKEHWYFALPLAGIIGGGISYYFHKVTDKTLKEKHEI, from the coding sequence ATGATAGAGTTTTTTAATAAACACTCTGGAAAGTTATTTGCTCTTTTTATGACACTATTGCTCTCTACCTTAGGCTATTTTCTCTATTTTGCCCCCGTACAAGGCTTGGAAAATAAATTTGTCTATTTGATGAAAGAGTATGGTTATATTATTCTTTTTTTCTGGGGAATGTTAGAGGGTGAAATGGGTCTTGTGATGGCAGGACTTTTGACTCACACAGGGGATATGAATCTTTTTATGTCGATTTTTGTGGCAGGACTAGGTGGTTTTGCAGGAGATCAAGTCTATTTTTATATTGGTCGCTTTAACAAAGCGTGGGTACATAAGAAGCTTCATGGTCAGCGCCGCAAGCTTGCTCTTGCCCATCTTCTTTTAAAACGTCACGGTTGGCCTATTATTTTTATCCAGCGTTACTTGTACGGTCTTAGAACCGTGATTCCTATCTCCATCGGACTTACCCGTTACAGTGGTAAAATGTTTGCCTTAATCAACCTTATCTCCGCATGGATATGGGCTGCTCTTACGATTATTCCTACATGGTATTTTGGAGAGCAAATTTTAATTGTGATTCATTGGGCAAAAGAACATTGGTATTTTGCACTTCCATTAGCAGGAATAATTGGTGGGGGTATCTCTTATTATTTTCATAAAGTCACAGATAAAACATTAAAGGAAAAGCATGAAATTTGA
- a CDS encoding DUF294 nucleotidyltransferase-like domain-containing protein: MSMHDLEAFVRSIYPFELLSKLELAQATGAMNIAYYKKDEILISPSKASSFLYIILKGEVGEFSEDELLKVYSKSNSFDADALIYGSTTKQFKVLEELICYELDKASFLALMQSNEAFKAYFIQDLATKIHSAKQREYTTELSGFMMALVGECYLHTPTIVEKECSIMEALQEMEEKKSSCIVVRLEEGYGIVTDSVIRKHVLFNGYDKHASIGAIALFPLICIEASDYLFNALLSFTKHAIKRLVVMENGKIIGILEQLDLLSYFANHSYLAAVKIKKARSIEELKEASGDFIHIIKKLHVKGTKVDYIAKLVSELNAKVYEKLYSMIVPEDLASKACLVVMGSEGRREQLLKTDQDNALIIEDGMDVGVYEPYMKRLSETLIEFGYPPCEGNIMVSNPYWCKSKKAYLDEVERWFDTPSMDDAMHLAIFFDATAVAGDGSLLLEVKKALFRHIEAQNTFMAHFAMPILAFETPIGFFANLIAKENKIDVKKGGIFPIVHGIRSLALEQKMDVCDTVGRIKKLAHLGVLESDFSGALIEALDTFLNLRLKEQLQRGGILGNDVNLEALNELELELLKDSFKIVNKFKKFLTHHFKLSMVS, translated from the coding sequence ATGAGCATGCATGATTTAGAGGCGTTTGTACGCTCCATTTATCCTTTTGAGCTTTTAAGTAAACTTGAGTTGGCTCAAGCGACTGGTGCGATGAATATTGCCTACTATAAAAAAGATGAGATACTCATCTCTCCTAGCAAAGCTTCTTCTTTTTTGTACATCATTCTAAAAGGCGAAGTGGGGGAGTTTAGCGAAGATGAACTCTTAAAGGTGTACAGCAAATCCAACTCATTTGATGCGGACGCTTTGATTTATGGGAGTACCACCAAGCAGTTTAAAGTCTTAGAAGAGCTCATTTGCTACGAGTTAGACAAAGCCTCTTTTTTGGCGTTAATGCAGAGCAATGAAGCCTTTAAAGCCTACTTTATTCAAGACCTCGCTACTAAAATTCACTCCGCCAAACAACGAGAGTACACCACGGAGCTTTCAGGGTTTATGATGGCATTGGTTGGGGAATGTTACTTGCACACGCCCACCATTGTGGAAAAAGAGTGTTCCATTATGGAGGCACTTCAAGAGATGGAGGAGAAAAAGAGCAGTTGTATTGTGGTGCGCCTAGAAGAGGGGTATGGCATCGTGACGGATAGTGTCATTCGTAAGCATGTGTTGTTTAACGGATATGATAAACATGCTTCCATTGGGGCGATTGCGCTATTTCCGCTTATCTGCATTGAGGCGAGTGATTATCTCTTTAACGCCTTGTTAAGCTTTACCAAACATGCCATTAAGCGTCTAGTGGTGATGGAGAATGGGAAGATTATTGGTATTTTAGAACAGCTGGATTTGCTTAGTTACTTTGCCAATCACTCTTATTTAGCCGCGGTAAAAATTAAAAAAGCGAGGAGCATTGAGGAGCTCAAAGAGGCGAGTGGGGATTTTATTCATATCATCAAAAAGTTACATGTAAAAGGGACAAAGGTGGATTATATCGCTAAGCTTGTCTCTGAACTCAACGCAAAAGTATATGAAAAGCTCTACTCCATGATAGTTCCTGAAGATTTGGCTTCCAAAGCGTGTTTGGTGGTGATGGGCAGTGAAGGGCGCAGAGAACAGCTCTTAAAAACCGACCAAGACAATGCGTTGATTATTGAAGATGGGATGGATGTGGGTGTGTATGAGCCTTATATGAAGCGTTTGAGTGAAACGCTTATTGAGTTTGGCTATCCGCCGTGCGAGGGAAACATTATGGTTTCAAATCCCTACTGGTGCAAGTCAAAAAAAGCGTACTTAGATGAGGTGGAACGCTGGTTTGATACCCCAAGCATGGACGATGCCATGCACTTAGCCATTTTCTTTGATGCGACTGCTGTTGCGGGAGATGGCTCTTTGCTTTTGGAAGTAAAAAAAGCACTGTTTAGGCACATTGAGGCGCAAAATACCTTTATGGCGCACTTTGCGATGCCCATACTTGCCTTTGAGACGCCCATAGGTTTTTTTGCCAATTTGATTGCTAAAGAGAATAAAATCGATGTCAAAAAAGGGGGTATTTTCCCCATTGTGCATGGTATTCGAAGTTTGGCATTGGAGCAGAAAATGGATGTGTGTGACACCGTAGGGCGCATCAAAAAGCTTGCACATTTAGGCGTGTTGGAGAGTGACTTCTCAGGCGCACTCATCGAAGCGCTCGATACCTTTTTAAACCTGCGTCTTAAAGAGCAGTTGCAACGAGGTGGAATTTTGGGAAATGATGTCAATCTTGAAGCGCTCAATGAGTTGGAGTTGGAGCTTTTAAAAGACAGCTTTAAAATTGTCAATAAATTTAAAAAGTTTCTCACCCACCACTTTAAACTCTCGATGGTGAGCTAA
- the htpX gene encoding zinc metalloprotease HtpX, protein MEVVKTVVLLTLMTLLFVWVGGIMGGTQGMLIALVMAGVMNFVSYFYSDTLVLRHYHAVEVSPKEAKGLFEIVQKLANRAAIPMPKVYIIPDHTPNAFATGRNPQNAAVAVTEGLLELLDENEVEAVLAHELSHVRHYDILIGTIAATIAGAIAMIANMLQFGAMFGGDRENRPNPILMLVLSLVLPLAAGVIQMAISRNREYMADEGAARLTRHPEWLQSALSKLSTYNKRGTVHEATTESAHMFIINPFAGKNISFASLFSTHPSTEDRIARLEVLKSQIR, encoded by the coding sequence ATGGAAGTTGTCAAAACCGTTGTATTATTGACTCTCATGACACTGTTATTTGTCTGGGTTGGTGGTATCATGGGAGGGACTCAAGGTATGCTGATTGCCCTTGTGATGGCAGGTGTGATGAATTTTGTGAGCTATTTTTACTCCGATACTCTGGTGCTTCGTCATTACCACGCCGTTGAAGTAAGCCCTAAAGAAGCGAAGGGCTTATTTGAGATTGTTCAGAAATTAGCCAATCGTGCGGCTATTCCCATGCCAAAGGTTTATATTATTCCTGATCACACACCAAACGCTTTTGCCACAGGGCGAAATCCTCAAAATGCCGCTGTTGCGGTGACGGAGGGTTTGTTAGAACTTTTAGATGAAAATGAAGTCGAAGCGGTGTTAGCGCATGAGTTAAGCCATGTACGTCATTATGATATTTTAATCGGCACGATTGCGGCCACCATTGCAGGTGCGATTGCTATGATTGCCAATATGCTCCAATTTGGTGCGATGTTTGGAGGCGATAGAGAAAACCGTCCCAATCCCATTTTGATGTTGGTCTTATCTTTAGTTTTGCCTCTAGCAGCTGGGGTGATTCAAATGGCGATTAGTCGAAACCGTGAGTACATGGCAGATGAGGGAGCTGCACGCTTAACACGCCATCCTGAGTGGTTGCAAAGTGCCCTTTCAAAGCTCTCAACTTACAACAAGCGAGGCACGGTGCACGAAGCAACGACTGAGAGTGCGCATATGTTTATTATCAACCCTTTTGCAGGGAAAAATATCTCGTTTGCGTCACTTTTTTCTACCCATCCCTCAACGGAAGATAGAATTGCAAGGTTAGAAGTATTAAAGTCACAGATTCGTTAA